GAGCTTCACATTCGAACGTTCCGATAAAACGCAAATACCTTTAAAGTTGAAGCATAATCCGGCTGTTCTAGTCGCCGAAAATGGGAACTGGATTCGATTTAAGCCGCGTAAAGTAGATAATTaagaaaattcaatatttaacaaaagcgaacaaaacagtttcaataaaattgaatattaaaaaaacgaGGAAATGTTCTTATCATTATCAATTTATGTTGAttagttgataaaaaaaatctgtccCGGGGATCTATTTACGGAAATTTGTGCCCAAAACAGGCTTATCTAAAATTGCCAACCATACCAAATGATAACGTCTTGTCACACGACCTCGTTCTGTTATGGTCATGAAATAAGCCTGTGTTATCTTCTCACGTCTAACGCTACACCGCCATTCATAACGCTGGACGACTAGCGCCTTTTTCGGACAACTTGCCGCTTGTTAGTGCTCAATAACGCGTTTGACAGAACGGACGTAAAGCTCAATATCAGATCTGCTTATTCATCAGCTATCGAAATAAGTCAAGTAAGTGATTGAAAGTTGTGGTGTCTGGTGTTTTTGTAGTGCGGTTGCTTTAATCATTTGAGCAACTCACTTGCCCCATTGTTGGCTCAACATGTGATCTAGCTGATGTAGCTTAACTTCAGCGACAATTAAGTCATTTTGAGTCTTCATCAGACCGAATATGTGCAAAGATCCGGGTATGTCTACAATATTGCAACTTCGTGACGAGTGAACTTCAGCTATAGAAGCTGTCGAAGAGtgggaaaatataaaaaatgtagatattCCTACTAGCGTCAGTGGTTACCATATCAACGCCTACAGTAAACacttgatgttttgttgtctgTCATCATACCGAGTGTTGAAGTGTGTACCGACGGCATCTAATCTAATCTCTTAGAATACAACGTTCGTTAAACGACACTCACACATGTTGCTGCCATTATCAAACCAACGAGAGCCGGTGCGGCGTCGAAGCCAAATAAAAAGTTCAAACTATATTCACCTCTCACACTGCCGGTCAGTTTCTTTCAGGCAGCAgtgtcaacagcagcagtacaatGGCGTACGACACGGTGACAATGGCGGCTATTGCCGCAATTCTGGGCTTGCTGTACTACTACGTACGCAGCCGGTACCGCTATTTTCTGGACAAACCGTACCCACACCTGAAGCCCACCTTCCTGTTTGGTAGCTCTGCACCCATTATGTTACGCCAGCGGGATGTGATCAAGCACGTCGAAAAGGTGTACAATACCTTCCCGGAGGCAAAGTAAGTGATGGAAATATATGAGGTAAAACTACTAACTACTGTTCGACTAATCATTGTTTTGATTCTCCTCAACGTTAAAGAGTGTTTGGCCTGTACGACTTGCTAACCCCGAACCTGATACTGCGCGATCTTGAATGTGTGAAGCAGATCGGGGTAAAGGATTTTGACTACTTCACCGACCACACGCCGTTCCTGCCCAACGAGCACGATACGATAGGCTCCGACAACATGTTCCTCAACTCGCTGTTCATGCTGCGGGGACAAAAGTGGCGCGATATGAGGGCAACCCTCAGTCCGGCATTCACCGGCAGCAAGATGCGCCAGATGTTTGAGCTAATGTCGCAGAGTTGCCAGGGTATGGTGCAGCATCTTCTCAAGGAGGCGCGTGAGAACGAGACTAAGCAGGTGCACGAGATGAAGGACATCTTTTCGCGCTTGGCCAACGATGTGATCGCATCGATCGCGTTCGGAATTCAGGTGAATTCGTTTTCCGAAAGAGAGAATGATTTCTACACGCGTGGAAAGAAGCTGTTGGACTTCACCTCATTCTGGCCCACCATTCGTTTCATGCTGTTCATTACGATGCCCCGGTTGATGCTGAAGCTAGATATCGAGCTGATGGATAGGGAGATGTGCCGCTATTTTCAAGCAATGATTCTGGACAATATGCGAGTTCGCGAGGAAAAGGGCATAGTGCGGAATGACATGATCAACATTTTGATGCAGGTGAGACGAGGTGTGCTGGGTCATCAGAGGGATGAACCGGACGTTAAGGATGCGGGATTCGCGACAGTTCATGAATCTGCCGTTGGCAAGAAGGCGATCACACGCGAATGGTCTGAGAAGGAGCTGGTTGCGCAGTgcttcctcttcttcctcgCCGGCTTTGACACCGTCTCTACTGCTCTGGGATTTTTGGCGTACGAGCTGATGCTACATCCGGAGATACAGGACCGGCTTTACGAGGAGATCACAGAAGTCGATGCAAAGCTCGACGGTAAACCGTTGACTTACGAAGCCGTCCAGGAGATGCGCTACATGGACATGGTTGTGTCCGAGTCTTTGCGTCTATGGCCACCGGCACCGATGGTCGATCGGTACTGCAACCGAGACTATACCTACGACGATGGCGAAGGATTACGGTTCAAAATTGAGAAGGGTGTCACCGTCATGGTGCCGATAGCAGGTTTTCATAGCGATCCGAAATACTTCCCCGACCCGAAGCGATTCGATCCGGAGCGCTTTAGTGAGGAAAACCGGCACAAAATCAACCCCGGATCGTATCTGCCGTTCGGAGTTGGACCGCGCAACTGTATCGGATCACGCTTCGCACTGATGGAGGTGAAGTCGGTCATCTACTATTTGTTGAAGAGCTTCACATTCGAACGGTGCGAGAAAACACAAGTGCCTTTAAAGTTGAAGCATAATCCGGCCGTGCTGGTTGCGGAAAAGGGTATCTGGATTCGCTTTAAGCCGCGCAAAGTCAGCAACTGAGCTACTCCAATGTACAGTACCGAGGACACCTTCAATAAAACTTAATCacagaaaaatgaagaaatctTGTTATCTTTATCAGTTAATGTTAATTAGTTGGTAAGGGAGTTCCCGGGGACCGGGGGATCGGTATGCCAATTCGCCATTTATGGGCAAAATTGCTTATCGGGAAGTACTCATCCAAGTGACAACATGTAGTCTCACGACCTCGTTCTGTTATGGTCACAAAATAAGCCTATGCTATCTTTGGcgcttataaaaaaaacaacaacaaagccgAAAAATTGTATTCTACGTTCAAATTGTCTTACTAACGGTAGCGACACATTTGAAGCTAACCAGTtttgaaaacacacaaaacttgTCTGTCATTCACTGATGGCTCCGGTAGAAGTTGTACCAAGATTActcttttttcctgttttgtaTGAGACGTGTGCGTCCGACTCGAGGTGTAATCCAAACGGCATCTAAATTGATTGAACTCCATGAACTACGTGTTCGCTGCCATTGATAAGATATATCAGACAGAGGTGGGACTTAATAACGAACATGGCGATAGGCGGGAAGCTCACTCATGGTGATGATGCTCATCATGTAGTAGgcattgtttaattattcattttgcGTTCAATTTGCAACCGGAGATGGTAACCGTGGCGACCCGGTGGAGGGGACCACACTGTggttgaatgtgtgtgtgtgtgtgtcactgACGGTTTGGGGCATGTACACCGCCTCCTAGAAGGTCAAAAACATTGTGTAGATAGAGAGCTTATTAGTCGGAGAAAAAACTTCACCGCGAACGCACGATTTCTGGTAGTTAACGTAGattaatgtttcattaatAACGTCAatcttcattcatttttttttacagagtTCCCAACGGTGAACTAAACACAGTGATGGTGGCAATAGAACGGGGACTAATCTCCTGAATAGTGTTACAGAATGGAGGTGAACTTAGTGTTCGTGATTGGATTTATATCGGTTTTGGTCGCGTTGTACTTCTACCTGACGTGCAATAACAAATTCTTCGAGAGTTATCCCATCCCATGTCTACCGGTAGAGCCATTGTTTGGTAGCTATCGACGGATATTACTGAAGAGGATTTCATTAATCAGCTTCATTCGCTCAAGTTATGAACTATTCCCGGATGCAAAGTAAGTTCATCCGCCCATTGGTCTAAATTGAAGATTTGCTTATATTGTCGTTGTCATTGTTTTTTGTAGCATGTACGGCATGTTCGAGATGCTAACGCCAATGTTTGTCATCCGCGATCCGGAGCTAGTGAAGCGCATCACGGTGAAGGACTTTGATCACTTCATCAACCATCGACAGTTGATATCAGCGGACAGCACGAGTTCCAGCAACTCGGCCGTCGTATTTACGAAGGCTCTCTTCAATCTCACCGGGCAGCGATGGCGCAACGTGCGTACTACGCTCAGTCCCACGTTTACCGGCAGCAAGATGCGCCAAATGTTGGCACTGATTGTGGAGTGCAGTGAAAATATGGTGCAGGCACTGGCACACCCTACCGGAGAGGGGTATGAAATGAAGAAGCTTTTCATACGCTTCACGAATGACGTTATTGCGTCCTGTGCGTTTGGAGTACGCGTTAACACATTCCAGGACAAGGAGAACGTTTTCTTCCGCAACGGTATAGATTTATCGAACTTTGGTCGTCTGCATATTTTTCTCAAGATAATGGGATACCAGGTGTTTCCGAAGCTGATGAACTGGCTCGAGATAGACATATTCGATCGCAAGCATGTCGAATTCTTCACGGAACTATTCAAAAAGTCGGTCCAGGAACGTGAGCAGCATGGCATCATTCGTCTAGACATGATCCATCTACTTATGCAAGCCAGCAAAGGAAAGCTCCGACATCAGCCTCAAGAGCGCGAGGAAGTGGAGAGCTTTGCCACGGCGAAAGGATCCAACGATGAGAAGATTCTGCCAGACACTGTAGTGACGCTCAGTGAGACTGAAATGGTAGCGCAATGTCTGATATTCTTTTTGGCTGGTTTCGACATAATTGCCACTTCGATGTCCTTTCTAATGTACGAGGTGACGATTGCACCCGACATTCAGCAACGACTGTACGAAGAGATCCGACAAGTGTCGGAATCGCTGGATGGTAAATCGCTCACCTATGACGCACTGCAAGGCATGCGCTACCTAGACATGGTTGTTTCGGAGACGCTACGGAAGTGGCCACCGAATCCAGCCTCAGATCGACAATGCAACCAGGATTACAAGGTGGTCGGTGACGGTAATGCTCCTGATGTCGTCATCCCCAAGGGTGCTATAGTGTCGATCCCTATCGTAGGACTGCATCATGATGCACGTTACTATCCCGATCCTGATCGTTTCGACCCGGAGCGCTTCAATGAAGAGAACCGACAGAATATTCCATTGGGAGCCTATATTCCGTTCGGAATAGGACCACGTAACTGCATCGCATCTCGATTCGCCTTGATGGAAGTGAAGGCCATCGTGTATCATTTGCTACTAAACTATGAGTTTCGGTGTTGCGATCGTACGCAAATACCAATACAGCTGGGAAAAGGATTCACCCCTTTGCAGGCGGAAAAAGGCATCTATCTACAGTTGAAATCTCGGGCAAGGGAATAGAAGTCGCGTTTAAATGTACCATGAATCTCATCTTTAGTACTATGACATTTGTAAAACGATCAGTATTGCACTAACAAGGGTTAATAAAATGGTTGTAAAGTAATTTTGGGAAGTTTTACTTCTCCAAGGATTTATGATCTGTGAAGCAAGATAGGCGCATCtccagaaagaaaagaatccTCATTCTAGGAGTAAGTCAAAACAAGATTAATGTGTTCTTGACATAGTAATACCTTCAACATTTCTATTCTTTTCTTCCCGGGCTTTCCGCATAAGCAGTGAAATAGTGAGTGATTGTGTTATTGGGACGTAGAGTAGTCAACGCTAGACGGTGTTGCAAAATGGAGCTCAACTTAGTGTTTGTGATTGTATTCCTGTCGATGCTCGTCGCATTCTACATCTACCTGACGAGCAACAATAAATTCTTCGAGAAGTTCCCCATACCATGCCTACCGGTGGAGCCACTGTTCGGAAGCTATCGGCGATTGGCGATGAAGCAGATTTCGTTCAACGAGTTCGTACGCTACAACTACGAGCTGTTCCCGGATGCAAAGTAAGCATGTCCCGCGAGATTTTGGGTTGTCCGTTTAGTAGAAGTGTgtcttcctttcttttgttttgtagaatgTTCGGCATGTTCGAGATGCTAACGCCAATGTTTGTCATCCGCGATCCGGAGCTAGTGAAGCGCATCACGGTGAAGGACTTTGATCACTTCATCAACCACCGACAGTTGATATCGGCCGACAGCTACAATTCCAACAACTATACGGTCATGTTTTCGAAAGTGCTGTTTAACCTTACCGGGCAGCGATGGCGTGACGTACGGACCACGCTCAGTCCTACGTTTACCGGCAGCAAAATGCGACAGATGTTTACCATGATTGTGGAGTGCAGCGATAATATGGTCCAGTCGCTGGCAAACCCTGCTGCACAGGAGTACGAAATGAAGGACCTTTTCGTGAGCTTCGCGAACGACGTTATTGCGTCCTGTGCGTTTGGCGTACGCATCAACTCGTTCCAGGACAAGCAGAACGTTTTCTTACGCTACGGAAAAGACATTTCGAACTTCAGTCGATGGAAGGTTTTCTTCCGGATGATGGGCTTCCAGTTGTTTCCGCAGCTGATGGCACGACTGCAGCTGGATATATTCGATCGCAAGCATGTCGAATTCTTCACGGACCTGTTCAGACAGTCGGTTCTGGAAAGGGAAACCCATGGCACCGTACGGCCCGATCTCATTCAGCTGCTCATGCAAGCCAGCAAAGGAAAGCTGCGACATCAGCCCCAAGAGCGCGAGGAAGTGGAGAGCTTTGCTGCGGCAAAAGAATCAAACGACGAGATGGCACTGCCAAAGACCACCGTGCCGCttagtgaaagtgaaatggtGGCACAGTGTCTTTTGTTCTTTCTGGCCGGGTTCGACACGCTCGCCACAACGATAACGTTCCTTGTATACGAGATAACCATTGCATCCGACATTCAGCAACGACTGTACGAAGAGATCCGACAAGTGTCGGAATCGCTGGATGGTAAATCGCTCACCTATGACGCACTGCAAGGCAT
This region of Anopheles marshallii chromosome 2, idAnoMarsDA_429_01, whole genome shotgun sequence genomic DNA includes:
- the LOC128709579 gene encoding probable cytochrome P450 9f2, with the translated sequence MAYDTVTMAAIAAILGLLYYYVRSRYRYFLDKPYPHLKPTFLFGSSAPIMLRQRDVIKHVEKVYNTFPEAKVFGLYDLLTPNLILRDLECVKQIGVKDFDYFTDHTPFLPNEHDTIGSDNMFLNSLFMLRGQKWRDMRATLSPAFTGSKMRQMFELMSQSCQGMVQHLLKEARENETKQVHEMKDIFSRLANDVIASIAFGIQVNSFSERENDFYTRGKKLLDFTSFWPTIRFMLFITMPRLMLKLDIELMDREMCRYFQAMILDNMRVREEKGIVRNDMINILMQVRRGVLGHQRDEPDVKDAGFATVHESAVGKKAITREWSEKELVAQCFLFFLAGFDTVSTALGFLAYELMLHPEIQDRLYEEITEVDAKLDGKPLTYEAVQEMRYMDMVVSESLRLWPPAPMVDRYCNRDYTYDDGEGLRFKIEKGVTVMVPIAGFHSDPKYFPDPKRFDPERFSEENRHKINPGSYLPFGVGPRNCIGSRFALMEVKSVIYYLLKSFTFERCEKTQVPLKLKHNPAVLVAEKGIWIRFKPRKVSN